The genomic window GAGGTCCAGCCGCCGCCCAATGCATGTTCGAGCGGCACTGTGAGCCCCGCGGCGCTGGCCGCGCCGCCGCACACCGCCATGGTGTAGAGGCCCATCATCAGCGCCGCCTGTCCGGCGAAATCGCGCTTCACCAGGCCCGAGAGCAGCACGTTCGACACCGCGATGCCGCTGCCCGCAATGGCCGATGCCAGGAACAGCAGCGGGATGTTGCCGGTGCCGCGCAGCGCGGTGCCAATCAGAATGAGCACCATGCAGCCGAGCAGCGTGCGCTCGGTGCCGAAACGCCGGCCCAGGCCCGGCGCCAGCGGTGCGAACGCGCCTAGGCAGACGATCGGCAAGGTGGTCAGCAGGCTCGCGGCGGTGGCAGAAAGGCCCGTGGCTGCCATGATTTCGGGCAGCATCACCGAGAGGCTGGCAAACACCGGCCGCAGGTTGAATGCAATCAGCACCACGCTTGCACCCAGCAGGATGCGGCGGGCCAGGCTCGGCGCCGGCGTGGGGTGCGGCGCGGGCATGCTGTCCGCCTCGGCGTCGATCAGCAGTTCACCGGCGGCCCGGTTGGTGGAAAAAGGCACTGCGCTCATTGAATGCCCTTCATGGCTCGGCTTTCGACAGTGCGTCGATCATGGGCGCCATGAAAGCGCGAACCGCTTCCGCGGCGCGGTCGGGGTCGCGGCTGGCAATGGCTTCGACGATGGACGCGTGTGCCGCCTGGTCGGGTTCGGGCAGGCTGGTGCCCATGGAGCTGGCGATGGTGTCCTTGATGTAGCCGGTGATGAAGCGGCAGGTTTCAGCCAGCGCCAGGTTGCCCGAAACGTCGACGATGGCCAGGTGGAAATCCAGGTCGCGCTGGATGAAGCTTGCACCGCCGTCGCTTGCATCCGGCAAGCCACGCCGCTCGAGCAGGGCCCTGAGGTTGCGCAGGTCCTTGGCTGTGTGGCGCACGGCGGCAAGCCGGGCGGCTTCTACCTCGAGTGCGCGGCGCACCTCGAACTGGTCGCGCAGGCTCGCGCGCCGCATCTTCTGCAAGTTGGCCGACGGATCGAAGCCGGAGCGCACATAGGTGCCGGAGCCCTGCCGCACCTCGAGCAGCCCGCGCGAGACCAGTGTTTTCACGGCTTCGCGCACGGTGCCGCGGCTCACGCCCAGAAGCAGGGCGAGCTGCGGCTCGACGGGAATGCGCGAACCGACGGCCCAGCGGCCGGCCGAGATCTCGGCGCGAATGCTGTTGGCGGCGCTGTCGGCAAGGGAAGTTCGGGGTGCTTGGGCCAGCATATGAGTCAGAAAGGCCTATTCATTGAATCATTGGATGAATTGTCGGCCGGCTTCAATGCCGCAGTCGCAAGCAGGGGATTGCAGCTACCAGCTGCCGGATGCCCCGCCGCCGCTGCTGGAGCCGCCGCCGCCCGATGAAGATGACGAAGACGACGATGAGGAAGAAGAGCTGCTGGAGGAGCTGCCGCTCCACCCCCTGTCGCTCGAACTGTAGCGAACGCGGCCCGCGCCGTTCCCATTGCCGAAGGCGAGCGGAAGAAAGGCAAAGGCCGATGTCACGACGGCCACCAGCGTGAGCGGCATCCACACCGTGTCGGCCGCAATCTCCCGGAAGGCCGTCACGCCCAACACGGCCATGGCGCCCAGCACGAAGAGAAGGCGCAACCCGAAGCTGGCCACGCTCGTACGCCAGGCATTGCGCATGCCGAATGCCACGCCCGAGGCGAACGCAAGGCCGATCGCGGCGGCGAACAGATGCATGGCGCCCTGCAGCAGCACATCCGCTCCCACCCTGCGGGCCGCCACGACGAGCAGCACGATCAGCAGCACCGCGGCGGCGGTGACGCGCCGCGCGGTACGCGAGCGGGCGCAGGCCATTCCCAGCGCGAAGCCGAGCGGGGCGGGCATCGTCGCAAGCATGAAGAGCATCGCGGGTTCGCGCAGGATGACGGCGGCCGCCAGCGCAGCGGCCACGAGCATGCCGAACGACAACTTCCAGTGGGAATGAGCGCGCAAGAACGTATCCGGGGCCGGGGCGGCCGCGCGCCTGCGCTTCGGCTTGCCGGACCGCCGGCCGTGCCAGACGCCGACGCCAACACTCCAGAGCAACACGCCGAAGACGGCCCAGCCCGCAGGCGTCACCCGGCCCCTACCGGTGGGGCCGCTTTCTTCCGGCTCTTCCTGCGCCTGCAGGGTCTGCTCTTCGTCCTCCGGCGTTTCCGACTCGGCGACCATCATGGAGGGCTGCGCGCCGGCCCGCTGCGACAGCACTTGCAGCGTCGCCTCGATGCCCTCCGCGAACTCGCCCTTGCGAAAGGCCGGCACCATCTGCTCGTCGATGACGCGGGCGGCCTGTATGTCGGTGATCGCGCCTTCCAGACCCGTGCCCACCTCGATGCGCATGCGGCGGTCCTTCAGCGCCACCAGCAGCAGCACGCCGTCGTCTTCTTGCTCGCGGCCCAGCTTCCAGGCGGCGAAGACACGCGTGGCGTACTGCTCGATCGAATCTTCCCCGGTGGTCGGCACGATCAGTACCGCAAGCTGCGCCTGGGTTTCGTTCTCGATGGATGCAATCTGCTGCCGCAAAGCCTCGGCTTGGGATGGCTTCAGCGTGTTCGTCAGATCGACCACGCGCGACTGCATTGGTGGAACCGGCACAGGTTTGGCTTGCGCCGGCAAGGGCCACGCGAGCAACGCAGCCACATGCAGGCTCAACCACCACCAGAGCCGCAGAGTCCGCACGCCGCAGATGACTGCCTTCATCGGCGGGCGCTTTTCGCGACCACGCCCGCACCGCGCACTTCGAGCCTGCGCTGGTCGACCACCTTGCCCGTCGCGTCGACGAGTTCGATCACGTGGCGCCCCGGCCAGGGCAGCCATTGCGCGCTGTTGCCGCGCGCAAAGTATTTGCCGTCGATGCGCCATTGCACGCCGCGGCCTTCGGACTCGAAGCGCACGCGCTGGTGCAGGGGCGGAATGTCCGGATCGAGCGCGATGATGGTGCCGTCGACCGGCGCGATGATGCGCGCCGCCGCGGTGTTTGCCGCCGGCGTGCCCGCGGCGGTGTCGAGCGCAAAGAGCGGCTGCTCCGTGCCTTGCAGGAACCACTCGCTGCGCGCGGCTTCCAGCGGGTTGCCGTCGGCACCGGGTCCGAAAGCCACGCGCGCTTCGACCAGGCCGGCGGGCGGCCTGGGCGCGCGGCTCGGCTCGCGTGCGTGCAAAAAGCGCATCACCTCGGCCCACACCGGGGCCGCGCCGCTGGTGCCGCTCACGTCCCACATCGACGCGCCGCTCGCATTGCCGACCCACACGCCCACCGTGTAGCGCTGCGACCAACCCACGGCCCAGTTGTCGCGCATGTCCTTGCTGGTGCCGGTTTTCACCGCGGTCCAGAAGCGCGTGGAAAGAATGCTGTCTAGCCCGAAGGTGCGCGTGCGTGCGTTCGCGTCGGACAGGATGTCGCCGACGATGAAGGCCGCGGCCGGGTCGAGCATGGGCGCGGCGGCGGTGGATGCGCTGTCGGCGGCCTTGGGCTTGGCAGACGAGGCCGGCGGCGGCGCGGGCATGCGCGCGGTGAGCGTGGTGGTCCCGTAGCGCCCGCCATTGGCCAGCATGCGATAGGCATTGGTGAGCGACAGCAGCGACACCTCGGCGCTGCCGAGCGCGAGGCTGTAGCCGTAATAGTCGCCGCTTTCGCGCAGCGGCAGTCCGGCCGCGCGCAGTTGCCGTGCGAACGATTCGGGCGACACCATCACCAGCGTGCGCACGGCGGGCACGTTGAGCGATGCGGCAACCGCCGTGCGCGCCGACACCGGTCCTTTGAACTGGCGGTCGTAGTTCTGCGGAATGTAGAGGCCGCTGGCGGTGTTGATCTGCGCCGACGAATCGTCGATCAGCGATGCCGCGGTGAGCCGCCGTTCGGCAATGGCCTGGGCATAGAGCAGCGGCTTGAGCGTGGAGCCCGGCTGGCGCAGCGCGGTGACCGCATCGACCTCGGCCGCCTGGCTCAGCGGGCCCGACGAACCGACCCACGCGAGGACTTCGCCGTTCGCGTTGTCGAGCACCACCAGCGCGCCGTCTTCCACATGGCGGCCGCGCAGTTCCTTCAGGTGGCGCTGCAGCGCGTCGAGCGCAAAGCGCTGCAGCGGCGCGCGCAAGGTGGTGCGCACGGCGGCTTCCCTGGCGCCGGCTTGCCGCGCGGGCGCCGTGGGCTTTGCGGTGGCTTCGGCCTCGCCCAACTCCTTCAGCACGCGCCGCGCCGCATGCGGCGCAATGCCTTCGTTCGCATCGAACGCCCGCCGGTGCACCGCCGCGCTGGTGAACATATCGAGCGCATCGCAGTCGATCTTCTGGCCGGGCTCCATTGCGCGCATGACCTCGCACGCGCGTTGCGCCACCTGCGCGGGCTTGGCGTTGGGCGCGCGCACCAGCGCCGCGGCCACGGCGGCCTCGCGCGCGTCCAGCCCGCTCGGCGCCTTGCCGAACAGCGTGCGCGAAAGCGCGTCGATGCCCACGATCTCGCCGCGGAACGGCACGGTGTTGAGGTAGGCCTCCAGGATCTGGTCCTTGCGCCAGTTGCGCTCCAACTGAGTGGCCGCCACGGTCTGGCCGATCTTCTGCGTGAAGGTGCGCCCGCTGTTGGCGCGGCGCAGGTCTTCGTCGAGCAGGCCCGAGAGCTGCATCGTGATGGTCGAGGCGCCGCGCGTGCGGGTGTTCCACAGGTTGGCCCATGCCGCCGACGACACCGCACGCCAGTCGATGCCGCTGTGCTCGTAGAAGCGCCTGTCCTCGCTCAGCACCATGGCCATGCGCAGCGCCGGCGATACATCGGACAGCGCAATCCATTGGCCGCGCCGCACCGTGGCATCGGTGCGCACGCGCTGCAGCAGTTCGCCGCTGCGGTCGAGCACCGCGGTGTCCGACGAGCGGAACCCGCGCTTCACCTCGTCGAAGCTCACCGCACCGGCGGCAAACGCCAGGGTCGGCTGCATGCAGCTCGCCGCGATCAATGCAGCGGCAAGATGGCTGGCGGTAAGTGACGGGCGATTCATGGAGGGCGTGAACTGGAGGAGGGCAAATCGATGGCGAAGCCGCGCCATTCTCGGCGATGCGCCCACGGGAACTGCACCTACTCCGACTCGGGCGTGCCGCCGCCTCCCTCGCTCAGCAATTACCGCCAAAGTTCGCAGCACGGTTCCACATCCGGTAACGAACTTCACGCCCGAGCGTCATTCGGGATACGCAGCCGAGACGGAGGTGGCCTTCAATGCGGACGTCGGCTTGCGGAGGCAGGCCGCGTTTCAAAACTCCAAGGAGAAATCATGAAGAAGACATTGGCTGTTCTGCTCGCCGCATCGGCTGTTCTGGCCGGCTGCGTGGTTGCGCCCTATGACCGTCCGCCGCCGCCGCGCGGCCAATACTACGGGGGCGACCGCGACCGCGACGGCGTGCCCAACCGGTATGACCGCGACCGCGATGGCGACGGCGTGCCCAACCGCTACGACCGCAGGCCCAACAACCCCAGCCGTTGATCCTGGCCGGCCGCGAGCGTCAGGCGGGCCGGCGCGCAAGCAGCGCCCACACGCCCGCCGCGCTCAGCAGCGAACCGCCCACAAGATTGAAGCGCCGCTGCGCGCGCGGCGACGAAAGCAGCTTGCGGGCCGATCCCGCAAACACCGCGTAGAGCGTGGCATTGAGCGCCGCCATGGCCACGAAGGTGACCGCCAGCACCCACAGCTGGCGTGTCATGTCGGCCGCGGGGCTCAGGAACTGCGGCAGGAACGCCACGAAGAACACAATGCCCTTGGGGTTCAGCGCCGTTACCAGGTAGGTGTTGGCAAACAGCCGCCAGCGCGAATCGGGTGCGGCAGGCGCCGCGACCTCGGACGACGTGATGCCCGCGCGCAGCAGCTTGATGCCGAGGTAGAGCAGGTACAGGCCGCCTGCCCACTTCACCACCGTGAACCAGAACGCCGAAGCGGCCAGCAGCGCGCCCAGGCCGAGCAGCGAAACCACCAGCGCCGTCGAATCGCCCAGCGCCACGGCCGCCACCAACGGCACATTGGCGCGCCGGCCATGCGACATCGAATAGCTGATCACCGTGAGGATTGTCGGGCCGGGAATGATCAGCAGTACGGCCGATGCCGCCACGAAGGCGAGCCAGAGTTCAACGGGCATGAAAAGTCTCCAGGGGTGTTGTTGCGTTCAGGTTCCGAAGCGCGCGGCCGACCTGGCCCTGGCGCGCTCCGCCTCGATGGCCCGGTCGCGTGGCTCGGCGGTGGTAACCAGCGAATCGATCAGGCGCCCGGCCGTTGCAGCCACTTCGTCGACCGCGCGTTCGAAGGCCTCCTGGTTGGCCTTGGACGGCACGCTGAAGCCGCTGAGCTTGCGCACGAACTGCAGCGCCGCGGCGCGGATCTCCTGCTCGGTGGCGGGAGGCTCGAAGTTGTAGAGGGTCTTGATGCTTCTGCACATGGGCGAACTCCATTCGGCGGTATTCGGCAGTGGATGCGCCCGCCAGTCTAGCGAAGCAGCGCCATGGCGTGCGCGTCGTGGTACACGCCGTCGATCAGGCTGGCGCGGCGCACGAGACCTTCGTGTTCGAAGCCGAAGCGCTCGTACAGCGTCTTCGCATTCAGGTTGTCCGCGCGAACCGTCAGCTGAATGCGCGTGAGTCCGCGTGCCCACGACCTGTCGATGGCGGCCTGCAGCAGTTGCGCGCCGAGTCCCTGGCCGCGTGCCTCGGGCAGCAGCGCGATGCCCAGGAGCCCGATGTGCGCGCGCGAATGGCCGAACACCGGCGACACGTCGCACCAGCCCACGACCTTGCCGGTGCCATCGACGGCAACGAAATGAGGGAAGCCCGTGGACAGCACATTCCGGTAGAAGGCAAGCGACTGCTCCAGCGGCGGCGCTTGCGTGAGCGCGAGGTACTTCTGTTCGCGCGCCACGGCGTCGAGCGCCTTGTGCAGGCTTTCGAAGTGGCGTTCTTCGGTGGGAACGACGGAGTGGGTCATGCGCGCGAGACGAAACGCGTGTTCATTCGATCAGCCCGCGCTCCGCGGCCTGCGCCTGGTTCTCGAAAACGGCCATGGCGGTCTTCATGCGCCTGAAGCCGAACTTTTCGTAGAAGGGCTCCTTGCCGGCCACCGCATAAAGAATGATCTTGCGGTGCCCCTTCGAAAGATCCATGAGCCGCGAGACGAGCTGCTTGCCCAGGCCGGTGCCCTGATGCGTAGGGTGCACGGCCACGTCGCAGATGTAGGAGCAGTCGAGCCCGTCGGCCACTGCACGCCCGGCCCCGACCAGGCGGCCGTCGTCGTACACGAAGCACTTGAACATGCTGTTGGAGAACACGAGCTTCAGGCCGCCCGGCTGCTTGTTGCCGAGCGGTGCGGCCTGGTAGAGCCGGGAGAGTTCTTCCCAGTCGATGTCTTCGAGCGAATGGCGCCATTCGAGTGTCATGGAGCGTGCCTCCTCTGTTTTCGGCCGGTCACCCGGCCGCGTTCAAGCGCAGGATGGCGTCCGCCACGGCTTCGATGCCTTGGTCCGTCAGGTCGGGTGCCGCCACCTGCTGGCGCAGCGGCCACTTTTCGAAGTGGCGCGCCTGCGAGCGTTCGTAGTGCGGATCGTAGTGAAGTGCCATCAGTTCCGCAAAAAGCTGCGGCAGGTCGCCCGCCATCGCCCACTCCTGCCAGCGCTGCACCACCGCCTTGCCCTGCATTTCCTTCAGCCTGCCAAGCTGTTCCGCGAGTGCCGCGCGGTCGTCGCCCAGGTAGGCGTAGTCGCGCAGCAGGTAGTCGAGCCGTGCGGCTGCACTAGCTTGAATTTCGATGCATGCCGCGGCGCGCATGTGCGCGACCAGGGGAATGGGAACCGAGAGCCGGCCGATGCGGGCGCTCTCGCCTTCCACATACAGCGTGCGAGAGAGGTCGAGCGCACCGAAGCAGGTGGCAATGCGCGTTTCGAACTGCTTTTGCGACGGCTGCGGCACGCCGGGCAGGGCGCCCAGCAGCGAGCCCTTGTGGCTGGCGTAATGTTCGAGGTCGAGCACCTGCTCGCCGCGCGCGGCCAGTGCCTGCAGCACGCGCGTCTTGGCGCTGCCCGTGGCACCGCAGATCACCTGGAGCCGAAGCTTCGGCACCGTGGCCTCGATTTGCGCCAGCACATGGTGGCGAAAGCTCTTGTAGCCGCCGGCAAGCTGCTGCGCGTCCCAGCCGACCAGGCGCAGCCAGGCCACCATCGAGCCGCTGCGCAGCCCCCCGCGCCAGCAGTACACGAGCGGCCGCCAGTTGGCGGGTTGCTCGCCAAAGCGCTCGCGAAGGTGCCGCGCGAGGTTGGCGGCCACCATGGCGCCGCCCACGCGCCGCGCTTCAAAGGCGCCGGTCTGCTTGTAGATGGTGCCGACGATGCGGCGCTCTTCGTCGTCGAGCACCGGGCAGTTGATCGCGCCGGGAATGTGGTCGAGCGCAAACTCGGAAGGCGAACGCGCATCGATGACGGTGTCGAACCGGTGCAGGTCTGCCACGCGCGTGGGCTGGTGGCGCGGGTTGTCTTGGTCACGCATGGGCATGCCCCAGGTTGCGCCGCAGCCGGCCGCTTGCCAGGTCGACAAGGGCCACCAGGACGAACATTGCAATCAATACGGTCATGGCCTGCTGCTGTTGAAAGATCGACAAGTGAAAGTAGAGAAGCTGGCCCAGGCCGCCGCCGCCGACAAAACCAAGCACCGCGGCCATCCGGATGTTCATTTCCCAACGATACAGCGCATAGGCCACCCATTGCGGCAGCACGAGCGGAAGGCTGCCGTAGGCGAAGGCCGCCGCCGCGCCGGCACCGCTGAGGGCCAGTGCCTGCTCGGGTTCGCGCGGCGCGTTCTCCAGGCTTTCGGCAAACAGCCGGCCCAGCACGCCGGTGGTGTGCAGCGCGAGCGCCAAGGCTCCGGCGAAAGGCCCGATGCCGGCGGCCAGCACCATGAGCGCGGCCCACACCAGTTCGGGCACGCTGCGCAGAAAGTTGAGGACAAAACGGCAGCCCTGCCGTACCAGCAGGCCCGACCTGCCCGAGGCCGGCAATGCGAGCGCGGCGGCACCTGCGGCGGCCAGCAATGTGCCCAGCGCCGACACGGCGAGCGTCTGCAGTGCGCCCCACGCGGTCTTGGCAAGGAAGGCACTTGAAAAATCGGGAGGAAAAAACTCGGCGATGAACTTGCCCATGAAGCCGATCGACTCCGCCGTGAACAGCGCCCGGTAGTCGATGGCCAGATACCCAAAGCTGGCCACCACGCCCGCGAGCACCATCGCCGAGGCCGCCCAGCAGCGGATGCAGCGAGGCGGCCTGGCCAAGTCGACATGCCCGTTCATGCCAGCAACCTTCGCAACGCATTGCTCAGCGCATCGGCGAGCAGCACCAGCACCAGGAACACCAGCAGGATGCTGCTGGCCTCGCCGCCGTTGAGCATCTTCATCGACTGGTCCATGAGCTGGCCCAGGCCGCCCGCGCCCACGAAGCCCATCACCACCGAGGCCCTGACGGCGCATTCCCAGCGGTACACGGTGTACGAAATGAGCTCCTGCGCGGAGTTGGGCAACAGGCCGTACACCAATGCTGCAAAGCGCCCGCTGCCGCTTTCCAGCAAAGCGCGGGCGGGGCGCGTGTCGGTCGATTCGAGTACCTCGGCGTACACCTTGCCGAGCATGCCGCCATAGGTGATGGCCAGCGCCAGCACGCCTGCTGCAGGGCCCAGGCCGAGCGCGCGCACGAAGACCAGCGCCCAGACGATCTCGGGCACGGCGCGCAGCACCATCAGCACCGAGCGCCCGGCTTGCCGCACCATGCCGGCTTGCGTGCGGCCCGGTCCGGGGCCGATGCGCGAGATCGAGAGCGCGCGTGTGGTGACGAAGGCCAGCGGCGCGCCAATGACGAATGCCAGCGCTGTGCCGGCTGTGGCCATGGCCAGCGTCTCCAGCGTGGCCTTGGCCAGCATCGCCAGAAAATCCGGTGCGGTTTCTGGCGGCAGAAAGCCGGCCAGGAAACCGCCGATCACCTGCAGGTTGCCGGGCGCGAACAGCGCGGACGGCGCAAAGCCCGACAGCTGCAGCATCGGCCATGCGATGACGAGCGCGGCCAGCAGCCACACCAGGCGGCGGCGCGCCAACGGGTCGCGCAATGCGGGCGCTATACGTGGGGGCAATGGCTGCACGGTGCTCACAGGCAATCCGGGCGTTCGATGGAGTTCTCGGCGCCCGAAGCGAATGGGCCCGGTGCGATGCCGATAGGCCGTTCCGGTGCCTGCATCGGCAACCCGCCTTCGCTCGCATAAAGCGCCGCGAGCATCGCCTCGGTCACGTTGCCGACGGGCTCGTCGAAAACTACCTGCCCGCCGCGCATGCCCACGATGCGCGGAAACCAGCGCAGCGCCAGGTCGACCGCATGCAGCGAAGCCACCAGAGTGGCGCCGGTCGCTTCGCTTTGCGCCGCCAGCTGCTGCAACGCTGCATCGGCCAGCGTCGGGTCGAGCGCGGATACCGGCTCGTCGGCCAGCAGCAGCGCGGGCCGCTGATAGAGCACGCGCGCAATGCCCACGCGCTGCAGCTGGCCGCCGGAGAGGCGGTCGCAGCGGTCGAACAACCGGTCTTCGAGCGAGAGGCGCGAGAGCACCTCGTGCGCCCCTGCAAGGTCTGACGGGCGCAGCAGCGAGGCCAGTGCGCGCATCGCGCTCCATTGCCCCAGCCGCCCCGAGAGCACGGCGGTGACCACGCGCAGGCGCGGCGCGATTGGCGGGCTCTGGTGCACGGTGCCGATGCGTGCGCGCAAGTTGCGCAATGCGGGCGCCGCCAGGCTCCAAGGCGATTCGCCGAGCAGCTGCACCGTGCCTTCGCCGGGCCGCAGCGCGGCGCCGAGCACGCGCAGCAGCGTGGTCTTGCCCGCGCCGGAAGGCCCGATGACGGCCACCCGCTCGCCGCCGCGCGCCGCGAGCGACACGCCTTGCA from Variovorax paradoxus includes these protein-coding regions:
- a CDS encoding DUF2277 domain-containing protein → MCRSIKTLYNFEPPATEQEIRAAALQFVRKLSGFSVPSKANQEAFERAVDEVAATAGRLIDSLVTTAEPRDRAIEAERARARSAARFGT
- a CDS encoding GNAT family N-acetyltransferase, with the protein product MTLEWRHSLEDIDWEELSRLYQAAPLGNKQPGGLKLVFSNSMFKCFVYDDGRLVGAGRAVADGLDCSYICDVAVHPTHQGTGLGKQLVSRLMDLSKGHRKIILYAVAGKEPFYEKFGFRRMKTAMAVFENQAQAAERGLIE
- the phnE gene encoding phosphonate ABC transporter, permease protein PhnE; translated protein: MNGHVDLARPPRCIRCWAASAMVLAGVVASFGYLAIDYRALFTAESIGFMGKFIAEFFPPDFSSAFLAKTAWGALQTLAVSALGTLLAAAGAAALALPASGRSGLLVRQGCRFVLNFLRSVPELVWAALMVLAAGIGPFAGALALALHTTGVLGRLFAESLENAPREPEQALALSGAGAAAAFAYGSLPLVLPQWVAYALYRWEMNIRMAAVLGFVGGGGLGQLLYFHLSIFQQQQAMTVLIAMFVLVALVDLASGRLRRNLGHAHA
- a CDS encoding GNAT family N-acetyltransferase; the encoded protein is MTHSVVPTEERHFESLHKALDAVAREQKYLALTQAPPLEQSLAFYRNVLSTGFPHFVAVDGTGKVVGWCDVSPVFGHSRAHIGLLGIALLPEARGQGLGAQLLQAAIDRSWARGLTRIQLTVRADNLNAKTLYERFGFEHEGLVRRASLIDGVYHDAHAMALLR
- a CDS encoding phosphonate ABC transporter ATP-binding protein translates to MSFSLDRVGLVHPNGHRALQGVSLAARGGERVAVIGPSGAGKTTLLRVLGAALRPGEGTVQLLGESPWSLAAPALRNLRARIGTVHQSPPIAPRLRVVTAVLSGRLGQWSAMRALASLLRPSDLAGAHEVLSRLSLEDRLFDRCDRLSGGQLQRVGIARVLYQRPALLLADEPVSALDPTLADAALQQLAAQSEATGATLVASLHAVDLALRWFPRIVGMRGGQVVFDEPVGNVTEAMLAALYASEGGLPMQAPERPIGIAPGPFASGAENSIERPDCL
- the mnmH gene encoding tRNA 2-selenouridine(34) synthase MnmH, producing MRDQDNPRHQPTRVADLHRFDTVIDARSPSEFALDHIPGAINCPVLDDEERRIVGTIYKQTGAFEARRVGGAMVAANLARHLRERFGEQPANWRPLVYCWRGGLRSGSMVAWLRLVGWDAQQLAGGYKSFRHHVLAQIEATVPKLRLQVICGATGSAKTRVLQALAARGEQVLDLEHYASHKGSLLGALPGVPQPSQKQFETRIATCFGALDLSRTLYVEGESARIGRLSVPIPLVAHMRAAACIEIQASAAARLDYLLRDYAYLGDDRAALAEQLGRLKEMQGKAVVQRWQEWAMAGDLPQLFAELMALHYDPHYERSQARHFEKWPLRQQVAAPDLTDQGIEAVADAILRLNAAG
- the pbpC gene encoding penicillin-binding protein 1C gives rise to the protein MNRPSLTASHLAAALIAASCMQPTLAFAAGAVSFDEVKRGFRSSDTAVLDRSGELLQRVRTDATVRRGQWIALSDVSPALRMAMVLSEDRRFYEHSGIDWRAVSSAAWANLWNTRTRGASTITMQLSGLLDEDLRRANSGRTFTQKIGQTVAATQLERNWRKDQILEAYLNTVPFRGEIVGIDALSRTLFGKAPSGLDAREAAVAAALVRAPNAKPAQVAQRACEVMRAMEPGQKIDCDALDMFTSAAVHRRAFDANEGIAPHAARRVLKELGEAEATAKPTAPARQAGAREAAVRTTLRAPLQRFALDALQRHLKELRGRHVEDGALVVLDNANGEVLAWVGSSGPLSQAAEVDAVTALRQPGSTLKPLLYAQAIAERRLTAASLIDDSSAQINTASGLYIPQNYDRQFKGPVSARTAVAASLNVPAVRTLVMVSPESFARQLRAAGLPLRESGDYYGYSLALGSAEVSLLSLTNAYRMLANGGRYGTTTLTARMPAPPPASSAKPKAADSASTAAAPMLDPAAAFIVGDILSDANARTRTFGLDSILSTRFWTAVKTGTSKDMRDNWAVGWSQRYTVGVWVGNASGASMWDVSGTSGAAPVWAEVMRFLHAREPSRAPRPPAGLVEARVAFGPGADGNPLEAARSEWFLQGTEQPLFALDTAAGTPAANTAAARIIAPVDGTIIALDPDIPPLHQRVRFESEGRGVQWRIDGKYFARGNSAQWLPWPGRHVIELVDATGKVVDQRRLEVRGAGVVAKSARR
- a CDS encoding FadR/GntR family transcriptional regulator codes for the protein MLAQAPRTSLADSAANSIRAEISAGRWAVGSRIPVEPQLALLLGVSRGTVREAVKTLVSRGLLEVRQGSGTYVRSGFDPSANLQKMRRASLRDQFEVRRALEVEAARLAAVRHTAKDLRNLRALLERRGLPDASDGGASFIQRDLDFHLAIVDVSGNLALAETCRFITGYIKDTIASSMGTSLPEPDQAAHASIVEAIASRDPDRAAEAVRAFMAPMIDALSKAEP
- a CDS encoding TPM domain-containing protein, yielding MKAVICGVRTLRLWWWLSLHVAALLAWPLPAQAKPVPVPPMQSRVVDLTNTLKPSQAEALRQQIASIENETQAQLAVLIVPTTGEDSIEQYATRVFAAWKLGREQEDDGVLLLVALKDRRMRIEVGTGLEGAITDIQAARVIDEQMVPAFRKGEFAEGIEATLQVLSQRAGAQPSMMVAESETPEDEEQTLQAQEEPEESGPTGRGRVTPAGWAVFGVLLWSVGVGVWHGRRSGKPKRRRAAAPAPDTFLRAHSHWKLSFGMLVAAALAAAVILREPAMLFMLATMPAPLGFALGMACARSRTARRVTAAAVLLIVLLVVAARRVGADVLLQGAMHLFAAAIGLAFASGVAFGMRNAWRTSVASFGLRLLFVLGAMAVLGVTAFREIAADTVWMPLTLVAVVTSAFAFLPLAFGNGNGAGRVRYSSSDRGWSGSSSSSSSSSSSSSSSSSGGGGSSSGGGASGSW
- a CDS encoding LysE family translocator; its protein translation is MPVELWLAFVAASAVLLIIPGPTILTVISYSMSHGRRANVPLVAAVALGDSTALVVSLLGLGALLAASAFWFTVVKWAGGLYLLYLGIKLLRAGITSSEVAAPAAPDSRWRLFANTYLVTALNPKGIVFFVAFLPQFLSPAADMTRQLWVLAVTFVAMAALNATLYAVFAGSARKLLSSPRAQRRFNLVGGSLLSAAGVWALLARRPA
- a CDS encoding PhnE/PtxC family ABC transporter permease → MPPRIAPALRDPLARRRLVWLLAALVIAWPMLQLSGFAPSALFAPGNLQVIGGFLAGFLPPETAPDFLAMLAKATLETLAMATAGTALAFVIGAPLAFVTTRALSISRIGPGPGRTQAGMVRQAGRSVLMVLRAVPEIVWALVFVRALGLGPAAGVLALAITYGGMLGKVYAEVLESTDTRPARALLESGSGRFAALVYGLLPNSAQELISYTVYRWECAVRASVVMGFVGAGGLGQLMDQSMKMLNGGEASSILLVFLVLVLLADALSNALRRLLA
- a CDS encoding thrombospondin type 3 repeat-containing protein, translating into MKKTLAVLLAASAVLAGCVVAPYDRPPPPRGQYYGGDRDRDGVPNRYDRDRDGDGVPNRYDRRPNNPSR